One Deltaproteobacteria bacterium CG11_big_fil_rev_8_21_14_0_20_42_23 DNA segment encodes these proteins:
- a CDS encoding fructose-bisphosphate aldolase class I, giving the protein MDTSQLERVAKAMGAKGKGILAADESNGTIKKRFDTIQVESSEKNRQAYRQLLFTTEGAEQFMSGVILYDETIRQSTDDGVPFPKYLEQNGVIPGIKVDMGAKDLPNFPGEKITEGLDGLSTRLKEYYELGARFAKWRAVIEINEILPSDYCIKANAHALARYAALCQENNIVPIVEPEVLMDGAHTLSRCREVTAKVWKIVFDELRAAKVYLPGMVLKPNMIISGKKCAQQASVDEVAKETVTLLKEYVPAEVPSIVFLSGGQSSIAATEHLNAMNKLGDLPWNLSFSYGRALQEDTLKAWAGKKENISSAKKVFLHRIECNGLATLGKYTAG; this is encoded by the coding sequence ATGGACACATCACAGTTAGAGCGCGTTGCCAAGGCAATGGGAGCAAAAGGAAAAGGCATTCTTGCCGCGGACGAAAGCAATGGAACGATTAAAAAACGTTTTGATACCATTCAAGTTGAATCAAGCGAAAAAAACAGACAAGCCTACCGCCAACTTCTTTTCACAACAGAAGGTGCCGAGCAGTTTATGAGCGGAGTTATCCTCTACGATGAAACGATTCGTCAATCAACTGACGATGGTGTTCCATTTCCAAAATACCTTGAGCAAAATGGAGTGATCCCGGGAATCAAAGTGGATATGGGTGCCAAAGATTTGCCCAACTTTCCAGGTGAAAAAATTACCGAAGGGCTCGATGGGCTTTCAACGCGCTTGAAGGAATATTACGAACTTGGCGCTCGCTTTGCAAAGTGGAGAGCGGTGATTGAAATCAACGAAATTCTTCCAAGTGATTATTGCATAAAAGCAAATGCGCATGCGCTTGCACGCTATGCTGCTCTTTGCCAAGAGAACAACATTGTTCCCATTGTCGAGCCGGAAGTGTTGATGGACGGGGCTCACACGCTTTCGCGTTGTCGTGAAGTAACTGCAAAAGTATGGAAAATTGTGTTTGATGAACTTCGCGCAGCAAAAGTTTATTTGCCAGGCATGGTGTTGAAACCAAACATGATCATCTCTGGAAAAAAATGTGCACAGCAAGCAAGTGTTGATGAAGTGGCAAAAGAAACGGTGACTCTTCTGAAAGAATACGTGCCAGCGGAAGTTCCCAGTATCGTCTTTCTTTCTGGCGGCCAAAGTTCTATCGCGGCAACTGAACATTTAAATGCCATGAATAAACTTGGTGATTTGCCTTGGAATCTAAGTTTTTCCTATGGTCGGGCTTTGCAAGAAGACACGCTAAAAGCTTGGGCTGGAAAAAAAGAAAACATTTCTTCAGCAAAAAAAGTTTTTCTTCACCGCATTGAATGCAACGGCCTTGCTACTTTGGGAAAGTATACTGCTGGCTAA
- a CDS encoding FMN-binding glutamate synthase family protein, with translation MRRIFLFISITLIIVEVWFYFSFPVLLWSLVLVGPFLLLGFQDYFQKKSTIRRNFPILGRFRYLFESIRPEINQYFVESNTDGKPFSREKRSVVYQRSKLQLDTLPFGTQRDVYASGYEWVNHSLAPQHLDPEHLRITIGGPRCTQPYTASILNISAMSFGAISKNAIMALSGGAKDGHFALNTGEGGITKYHLEPGADIIWQIGTGYFGCRREDGTFCETTFARKATHHNVKMIELKLSQGAKPGHGGILPGRKVDLEISQIRDVPLGKPVISPPAHSTFSTPVQMMQFIQKLRELSGGKPVGIKLCLGKQREFMALCKAMHKTGITPDYIAVDGGEGGTGAAPLEFSNHVGTPTTESLIFIHNALVGFGLRGMIKIIAAGKMTSAFGMIKRLALGADAIYAARAFMLSLGCIQALRCNTNNCPTGVTTQDPQLVAGLVVSDKRTRVMMYHKETMKGMAELIGAMGLKSHEGLSPHHVIRRVSNNEVKHYGQLYEYLKPHQLLTGNIPQSFSLAMKCSHPDSFANGDEMN, from the coding sequence ATGAGAAGAATTTTTTTATTTATTTCAATAACACTCATAATAGTAGAGGTTTGGTTTTATTTTTCCTTCCCGGTTTTGCTGTGGTCACTTGTTTTGGTAGGGCCTTTTTTGCTGCTTGGCTTTCAAGATTACTTTCAGAAAAAAAGTACCATTCGTCGTAACTTCCCAATCCTTGGGCGTTTTCGCTATCTCTTTGAATCTATTCGCCCGGAAATAAATCAATATTTCGTTGAATCAAATACGGACGGAAAGCCTTTTAGCAGAGAAAAAAGATCCGTGGTGTATCAACGTTCAAAATTGCAGCTAGATACCTTGCCCTTCGGAACTCAGCGTGATGTCTATGCTTCCGGGTATGAGTGGGTAAACCATTCACTTGCACCCCAACATCTTGATCCCGAACATCTTCGCATCACTATTGGTGGACCACGTTGCACACAACCCTATACCGCAAGCATTTTGAATATTTCTGCTATGAGCTTTGGAGCCATCAGCAAAAATGCAATTATGGCCTTAAGTGGCGGCGCAAAAGACGGTCACTTCGCCTTAAATACAGGTGAGGGAGGAATCACCAAGTATCACCTTGAACCTGGTGCCGATATTATTTGGCAAATTGGAACGGGATATTTTGGCTGCAGAAGAGAAGATGGAACTTTTTGCGAAACCACCTTCGCCCGCAAAGCAACGCATCACAATGTGAAAATGATTGAACTCAAACTTTCGCAAGGGGCGAAACCTGGCCATGGTGGAATTCTTCCAGGCCGAAAAGTAGATCTAGAAATTTCGCAGATAAGAGATGTTCCTCTTGGCAAGCCTGTTATTTCGCCACCAGCGCATTCTACTTTTTCAACGCCAGTTCAAATGATGCAGTTTATTCAAAAGCTTCGAGAACTCTCTGGCGGAAAACCAGTTGGCATCAAGCTTTGCTTGGGGAAGCAGAGAGAGTTTATGGCCTTGTGCAAAGCAATGCATAAAACCGGAATCACTCCAGATTATATTGCTGTAGATGGCGGCGAAGGGGGAACGGGCGCTGCGCCACTAGAATTTTCCAACCATGTAGGAACACCAACGACAGAATCGCTTATCTTTATTCACAATGCCCTTGTTGGTTTTGGCTTACGAGGCATGATTAAAATTATTGCCGCGGGAAAAATGACCTCAGCCTTTGGCATGATTAAGCGGCTCGCCTTAGGTGCAGATGCCATCTATGCTGCGCGCGCGTTCATGCTTTCGCTGGGATGCATTCAGGCACTGCGATGCAATACAAATAATTGTCCAACAGGTGTGACCACTCAAGACCCTCAGCTTGTTGCGGGCTTGGTGGTGAGTGACAAAAGAACACGTGTGATGATGTACCATAAAGAAACCATGAAGGGGATGGCTGAACTCATTGGCGCCATGGGCTTGAAATCACACGAAGGGTTAAGCCCGCATCATGTCATAAGAAGAGTGAGCAATAACGAAGTAAAACATTATGGACAACTGTACGAATACCTCAAACCCCACCAGTTATTAACGGGAAATATTCCTCAGTCCTTCTCGCTTGCCATGAAATGTTCGCACCCAGATTCCTTTGCAAATGGAGATGAGATGAACTGA